Below is a genomic region from Erigeron canadensis isolate Cc75 chromosome 7, C_canadensis_v1, whole genome shotgun sequence.
attttatgctGGGTTGACCTGCCATTACCTTTTTCATGTACAATTTGTTTTgtaatttcatttcatttagtatgaacTTTATGAACACAAAAGTATTATCATGTTGTAGTAACTTGAATATACTTTAAGCCACTTGTACATTTGCCCTGTTTTATATCTAGAAATTGTcgaatttttgttattgaaccTGTGCTtctaaatatgattttttttcttttctgaatATTACATTTTGCATAGCGAGTTACTGTTGTATGGTGCCCTTAAgggtttttgtaattttttcaacCATTGTAGGATAGTTTATAAATGTATTAATATGAGTTTATCCTGTAACAGGTATAGGACAATGCCTGAGGTGGATGATCATACAGTTGGCTTGGATGGTGAACACAGTGCTTTAGTCTTACAACCAGTTCCGAATCATGTAGATGGGTGCCCTCAGGGTCACAACTCCTACACTATCCCAAAATCTTATGTTTCTCCACAAGGACCACATCTGATGACTCAACCTTCTTACAGTGACCCAATATACAAGCAATTATTACAGTATGTTTTGTCTACTTCTATGTTACAGCTAATAGGAGTCAGCAATGAAGAAGCTGACTTTTCGGTTAACACTACACCAATTACCAAGATGACCtcaaaagaaaggaagaaggcTTCAAGGAAAAGGAGGAGGGctttgaagaaaatgaagaaggcTTTGAAAGGAACCTCTGGTTTAAGCATGTTAGACTTTAGATTGACCAAAAACAAGACTTTTGGTGAATCAAGCATGATAAAAAGGAGAGAGAAAGACAAAACTGGCACTTACGGGGCCGTTTCATTTATATCTAGTGGTAAGATGGAATCTGAACCAGAGATGACgtcctttgatgaatcaaagcCAAGACACCAAACTGCCATCTCATCAAGTTATGGCGCCTTCGAGACACACACAACGGGTTTTGGTTCAAAAATGTTGGCAAAAATGGGGTTTTTGGATGGAGGTGGATTGGGGAAAGATGGTAGAGGAATAGCCGAGCCCATTCAAGTGATCGAGCGGCCAAAATTACTCGGATTAGGAGCAATGGCACCTGAAATctagcatgtaggaacaaccccACCACAAAGGTTTAATAGGTCAGTGGGCTAAAGCCCTAAAGATACTGAAAGTAGGGGAAAGTCTATTCCGGTAGTTTGGAAGGCATACAAAAGGGTTTGGGTCAAAAGTCCAAAATGGGGTATGCTGAAGAGACCAATAATACAAGACTCTTCATCCAGACAAGCATTCTTTACTTGTGTTCATTTCATATCTGAAGTGTATCATGTTCTTCAATCTAATGCCATTACATTCCAACTCTTTAGCGAGGTAACATTACATCTAAGATGATAACTGATACAGGATTAGCCTGACTGATTAAATGAATATGCTATTGCAGACCAATTTGGACTTAAATCTTATTTATATACACATTAAATCTTCATTCAAACCAAAGGAGTTCTTAGCGTGACTAATATAAGAGTTAACTAGGTTGTGAGATAAGACTTGTAAGATTATGTGGTGATTGAAGTGGGGGTGATGTGTATtcatgttttaaaatttatttttacaaGGAAATACTTATCGACTGCACAGTCCCTCATGAACGGTGGACTCGTTCGTTTGTAGTATGATAGTTAGGTTAGCTCAAAAAGTTTGTAGTATAATAGTTAGGTTAGCTCAAATTTTTTTACAGAGATGTGTGCttgttaaaatagaaaaatatgtgattttaacAGTTGGGGTGTAacgtttttaattaaattaaatgcaTGAAAGTAAAGATTAATGTAAAAGTCTCAACTATTGGTCTTTAGGAGTTCTGCCGAGTTAATTAATTGCGAAAGGTGTAGACAATACTTATAAAAAGCATACATGTTTGGATCAGATCACATGCAGACACTTGCTACTTTATCTATTATCTTAGATTGTTGGATGACTCGTCATGACTGGGATTCTCGACCCGAGTTTAACGGGTAAGGATTCTTGATAAATTCACTCAACCTGTTAATtaagattctcgttagattcacttaaTTAAGAATACGCTTTTAGCCTGTAAGTACGATTTTATCTTCATGTATACGAGGATCCTTGTTGAGAACAACCAAGTAATGAGCTATTCAAGTGACGACTCACGGGGAATCTCATTAGACTGACCACACACAAGAACTAGTTAAAGTTAGAATCGTTTAGATCTAATCATATTAATTCTATGTTTATCCTAGAGATTAACTATAAACAGATATATTAATCAGAAATAACTTAACAAGGACTtaatattacattaattataatatGAAGATCTAAATAATTGGGTATCTATTATTATCCATCAAAACGCATGaataaataatacataattCTTGTGCATGTCAAAAATTGCCATGGAAAAGGGGAGGGTATATTGGTCATTTCACTAGCTAGTGTCACTGTAATATACTTGAAGCCCCATGGAAGTCTTCGACCATTAGCTTTCAAAAGAGAGAACCTAGcaaccaaaaaaagaaaagcaaattgaaaacaagaaaaatgaatatgatGTAATCCTGTTTTTGAGTCTTTAGGTAAATTTATTGTAATGGTGTGATTATCTCTATATGGTGAGATTTGAAAAGGAATGTGACAAGTTATTGTTAAGATTAAGCATAAGAAACACAGAAAGAAAAAATGTACAACCTACTTGTAAACAAAGTTGACCAAGTTTAAACTCCTTGACATGGTGAAGTTTGAGACTTTGAATATGAGTTCTTCAAGCAAGTCTTCCTGATAGTAATATCGATGTGGTTCCATAATGTTCGTAAAATTCAAGTAAGCTTTGCGTAAAGACGACACATCTAGCAACAAAAGTCCAAAGATGTTGCCATCGTTTGGAGAGAATAATTGTTCTGATAGCGTATTTTGTTGAAGGTAAACGGATAAGGATTTCAACAACTAAACAGTCTGGTAACGAACTTATTCTATCTACCCTTTCCTCCATAATTGTTTCTTTAGGTTCAGTTTGACCACCTCCTTCCGGCAGCTtcaatatactatatatatccCTCCTAAagcataaaatattatatttaccCAAACATTGCTTTAAGACCATTATACATCATGCGTTAAAAACTTGTaatttgggtatatatatatatatgatatacgagcatagtacccgcgcgttgcagcggctagaagatgaggacaatataaaatgaaggcggtggtggtgatcgAAGAATGCGAAGGAGAAGGATGTTGTGTGTTTTGtgggtttaaatttttgataaggGTACTTTCGGTAGATACTTGAGGAGGTGTAAAAAACAATAGAAGTAAgaagggtattatgggaatgaaaaaattgcttaatttcttaaaaccaataccctttataagggtttatagataagGGGTTTAGGAAAGGGATATCTGATATTTGTCCTAAATATTAATTAGCAAAAAAGAATTTCTTTCTTATAAAGCTGGCAGGGTTTCATAATGTTGGGCCGGGTTAACTTGATCCAACTTGCTAAAAAAAGTATACCCTTTTTCTAACCAGTCAAAATGTTTGATTATAATAAGAGAATAGTAATACATAACGATTGAAAAAAAGGGTTTCACATGAAACGGATTAAGATTAGGAGAATGCGGCAGTAGCGGTGACAACGGGTGGtgttagtggcggtggtggtaaggatgtggttattaatctaaaagtaattgacgtaaatggtagtgtagttattttatggttaagggatgtatcttttgtaaataactttattaagaatattatagaaatattaagtagaaatatttaaatgtgtaaaatattttaggaatatattgggtagatttagtgtgagagttatgaatgtgttgaaaattaagagtattttgggtattttaaaggtaaagagtTGAAAGGGgatgatagtttgtttattaatatagtaagTATAAAAGTAGATACCTGTATTATATATGCTGTTCATTCTACATGTTACAAGTCACTTTATATTGATGAGATCAAACCACATATACGTCTGCTTTATAAGGTCCGTGCTTATAAGCAAGAGTTTTTTGGAGCTTCCTGCCAGCTCATCATCACATTACCTAAAACTCCCCCAGGCTGTCGTGACagttttttgaaactttttcgttacatcatcaattattttataattattttttataacttaacACAAATCGAAATACACATTTTAATTATTAGTAAAAAcatcacataaacatataaaaacattACTAATACTTAAAAACACACATTACGATCCTAACTATGATActtgaaaaaaatacaaatcttaaaaagtaaaatcaaaagcactgttgtaaaactcaccgagtAGAGCCGAGTACTCTCCGAGTACTTGCTACAAGGTAAAGTGTCAAGTCAACCCGAGTCGCC
It encodes:
- the LOC122606585 gene encoding uncharacterized protein LOC122606585, encoding MAPLATQKEGELFGFIFMCSGVTKPECYLNRVFGLPAGKREVVEKIKLGTKLFLFDFEAKLLYGVYEAASKGGMNLHPSAFGGRFPAQVLFEICNNCLPLPVSSFRSAIKDNYQCSKFTPELNSQQVRDLLLLFKSIVAPTTSLHPAADYAAPETQMLALAPNGVRGPRMPDPPSNGMISSSVTPYPQNCYRPYQVGPLHNCSQEITQSQFVRKNPRLHHPTPHQAPPAPVNPYEFADNQPPYLSRELYSRYRTMPEVDDHTVGLDGEHSALVLQPVPNHVDGCPQGHNSYTIPKSYVSPQGPHLMTQPSYSDPIYKQLLQYVLSTSMLQLIGVSNEEADFSVNTTPITKMTSKERKKASRKRRRALKKMKKALKGTSGLSMLDFRLTKNKTFGESSMIKRREKDKTGTYGAVSFISSGKMESEPEMTSFDESKPRHQTAISSSYGAFETHTTGFGSKMLAKMGFLDGGGLGKDGRGIAEPIQVIERPKLLGLGAMAPEI